In Mangifera indica cultivar Alphonso chromosome 1, CATAS_Mindica_2.1, whole genome shotgun sequence, a single genomic region encodes these proteins:
- the LOC123228183 gene encoding ATP synthase gamma chain, chloroplastic-like isoform X2, protein MSCSNLTTWVSSKIDSFSLSFLDRSSCHNLCNSSFLKYPYRSSASTPMHCSLRELKERINSVKNTQKITEAMKLVAAARVRRAQEAVINVSLVVITGDRGLCGGFNNAVIRKAESRMAELKENGLDYVVISVGKKGNAYFKRRSDVAVVRSIEGRGFYSVKEAQLIADSVFSLFVSEEVDKVELVYTKFVSLVRSDPVVQTLLPLSMKGEACDVNGKCVDAVEDELFRLTTKDGKLIVERDSVRLDGGGLSPLMRFEQDPAQILDAMMPLYLNSQILRSLQESVASEVAARMSAMTSSTDNAIELNKNLSIAYNRERQAKITSELLEIVAGAEALMQLD, encoded by the exons ATGTCTTGTTCGAATCTAACGACTTGGGTATCCTCAAAAATTGactcattttctctttcattcttAGACCGGAGCTCATGCCATAATCTCTGCAATTCTTCAttcctaaaatacccttatcGATCTTCAGCATCTACACCAATGCATTGTAGTCTTCGTGAGCTTAAAGAACGGATCAATTCAGTGAAGAACACCCAGAAGATCACTGAGGCAATGAAGCTTGTTGCGGCTGCAAGAGTCAGGCGAGCCCAAGAAGCTGTGATTAATG TTTCTCTTGTTGTTATAACCGGTGATAGAGGTCTGTGTGGTGGTTTTAACAATGCTGTGATCAGAAAGGCTGAATCCCGGATGGctgaattgaaagaaaatggaCTTGATTATGTTGTTATTAGTGTAGGTAAAAAGGGTAATGCTTATTTTAAACGTAGGAGTGATGTTGCAGTTGTTAGGAGTATTGAGGGAAGGGGGTTTTATAGTGTAAAAGAAGCTCAATTGATTGCTGATAGTGTTTTTTCACTATTTGTTAGTGAAGAGGTTGATAAGGTAGAGTTAGTATACACGAAGTTTGTGTCGCTGGTGAGATCCGATCCTGTGGTTCAAACTCTGTTACCTTTATCAATGAAAGGTGAGGCTTGTGATGTGAATGGGAAGTGTGTTGATGCTGTGGAGGATGAGTTGTTTAGGCTGACGACTAAGGATGGCAAGTTGATTGTTGAGAGAGATAGTGTTAGGTTGGATGGTGGGGGTTTATCGCCTCTTATGCGGTTTGAGCAGGATCCGGCCCAGATTCTTGATGCAATGATGCCTCTATATTTGAACAGTCAGATTTTGAGGTCATTGCAGGAATCAGTGGCTAGTGAGGTTGCTGCAAGGATGAGTGCCATGACTTCCTCTACTGATAATGCGATTGAATTGAATAAGAATCTTTCAATTGCTTATAATCGGGAACGTCAGGCAAAAATTACTAGTGAACTATTGGAGATCGTCGCTGGAGCTGAGGCACTTATGCAGTTAGATTGA
- the LOC123228183 gene encoding ATP synthase gamma chain 2, chloroplastic-like isoform X3: MHCSLRELKERINSVKNTQKITEAMKLVAAARVRRAQEAVINGRPFTEKLLEFLYAVNKELQADDIDIPLTNIRPVKKVSLVVITGDRGLCGGFNNAVIRKAESRMAELKENGLDYVVISVGKKGNAYFKRRSDVAVVRSIEGRGFYSVKEAQLIADSVFSLFVSEEVDKVELVYTKFVSLVRSDPVVQTLLPLSMKGEACDVNGKCVDAVEDELFRLTTKDGKLIVERDSVRLDGGGLSPLMRFEQDPAQILDAMMPLYLNSQILRSLQESVASEVAARMSAMTSSTDNAIELNKNLSIAYNRERQAKITSELLEIVAGAEALMQLD; the protein is encoded by the coding sequence ATGCATTGTAGTCTTCGTGAGCTTAAAGAACGGATCAATTCAGTGAAGAACACCCAGAAGATCACTGAGGCAATGAAGCTTGTTGCGGCTGCAAGAGTCAGGCGAGCCCAAGAAGCTGTGATTAATGGTAGGCCTTTTACTGAAAAGCTTTTAGAGTTTCTTTATGCTGTAAATAAAGAATTACAAGCTGATGATATTGATATTCCTTTGACAAATATCCGGCCTGTTAAAAAAGTTTCTCTTGTTGTTATAACCGGTGATAGAGGTCTGTGTGGTGGTTTTAACAATGCTGTGATCAGAAAGGCTGAATCCCGGATGGctgaattgaaagaaaatggaCTTGATTATGTTGTTATTAGTGTAGGTAAAAAGGGTAATGCTTATTTTAAACGTAGGAGTGATGTTGCAGTTGTTAGGAGTATTGAGGGAAGGGGGTTTTATAGTGTAAAAGAAGCTCAATTGATTGCTGATAGTGTTTTTTCACTATTTGTTAGTGAAGAGGTTGATAAGGTAGAGTTAGTATACACGAAGTTTGTGTCGCTGGTGAGATCCGATCCTGTGGTTCAAACTCTGTTACCTTTATCAATGAAAGGTGAGGCTTGTGATGTGAATGGGAAGTGTGTTGATGCTGTGGAGGATGAGTTGTTTAGGCTGACGACTAAGGATGGCAAGTTGATTGTTGAGAGAGATAGTGTTAGGTTGGATGGTGGGGGTTTATCGCCTCTTATGCGGTTTGAGCAGGATCCGGCCCAGATTCTTGATGCAATGATGCCTCTATATTTGAACAGTCAGATTTTGAGGTCATTGCAGGAATCAGTGGCTAGTGAGGTTGCTGCAAGGATGAGTGCCATGACTTCCTCTACTGATAATGCGATTGAATTGAATAAGAATCTTTCAATTGCTTATAATCGGGAACGTCAGGCAAAAATTACTAGTGAACTATTGGAGATCGTCGCTGGAGCTGAGGCACTTATGCAGTTAGATTGA
- the LOC123212542 gene encoding mitochondrial distribution and morphology protein 12-like: protein MENRYGYFRQGSGVWRSITDGDFEEEDIWAVLKERREDSSTPSSKVTNFINSEFESSISVQRRLPSAARMIPITTGNGGYTSSSSNSNNSAGVTKLQSAPVKIPDWSNFNGRHHQSKKSSKNVCDDDDDEEEQEEIDDDDDDDGYDSKAPPHEFIARRQARSQISSFSVFEGVGRTLKGRDLSKVRNAVLTRTGFLEK from the coding sequence ATGGAGAACAGGTATGGCTACTTCAGGCAAGGAAGTGGAGTATGGAGATCTATAACCGATGGAGACTTTGAAGAAGAAGACATCTGGGCTGTGctcaaagaaagaagagaagattCATCAACACCTTCTTCTAAAGTTACCAACTTCATTAATTCTGAATTCGAATCTTCAATTTCGGTTCAACGGCGGCTCCCTTCTGCGGCCAGAATGATCCCGATAACAACCGGCAATGGCGGCTACACCAGTAGCAGTAGCAACAGCAACAACTCTGCAGGAGTCACAAAGCTCCAATCGGCTCCTGTTAAAATCCCTGATTGGTCAAACTTTAATGGCCGCCACCACCAGTCAAAAAAATCCTCTAAGAATGtttgtgatgatgatgatgatgaggaagaacaagaagaaatagacgatgatgatgatgacgatggTTATGATTCAAAGGCTCCTCCACATGAATTCATAGCAAGGAGGCAAGCAAGAAGCCAGATTTCTTCATTCTCAGTATTTGAAGGAGTTGGAAGGACTCTCAAAGGGAGAGATCTCAGCAAAGTAAGAAATGCTGTATTGACAAGAACAGGTTTTCTTgagaaatga
- the LOC123228183 gene encoding ATP synthase gamma chain, chloroplastic-like isoform X1, with protein MSCSNLTTWVSSKIDSFSLSFLDRSSCHNLCNSSFLKYPYRSSASTPMHCSLRELKERINSVKNTQKITEAMKLVAAARVRRAQEAVINGRPFTEKLLEFLYAVNKELQADDIDIPLTNIRPVKKVSLVVITGDRGLCGGFNNAVIRKAESRMAELKENGLDYVVISVGKKGNAYFKRRSDVAVVRSIEGRGFYSVKEAQLIADSVFSLFVSEEVDKVELVYTKFVSLVRSDPVVQTLLPLSMKGEACDVNGKCVDAVEDELFRLTTKDGKLIVERDSVRLDGGGLSPLMRFEQDPAQILDAMMPLYLNSQILRSLQESVASEVAARMSAMTSSTDNAIELNKNLSIAYNRERQAKITSELLEIVAGAEALMQLD; from the coding sequence ATGTCTTGTTCGAATCTAACGACTTGGGTATCCTCAAAAATTGactcattttctctttcattcttAGACCGGAGCTCATGCCATAATCTCTGCAATTCTTCAttcctaaaatacccttatcGATCTTCAGCATCTACACCAATGCATTGTAGTCTTCGTGAGCTTAAAGAACGGATCAATTCAGTGAAGAACACCCAGAAGATCACTGAGGCAATGAAGCTTGTTGCGGCTGCAAGAGTCAGGCGAGCCCAAGAAGCTGTGATTAATGGTAGGCCTTTTACTGAAAAGCTTTTAGAGTTTCTTTATGCTGTAAATAAAGAATTACAAGCTGATGATATTGATATTCCTTTGACAAATATCCGGCCTGTTAAAAAAGTTTCTCTTGTTGTTATAACCGGTGATAGAGGTCTGTGTGGTGGTTTTAACAATGCTGTGATCAGAAAGGCTGAATCCCGGATGGctgaattgaaagaaaatggaCTTGATTATGTTGTTATTAGTGTAGGTAAAAAGGGTAATGCTTATTTTAAACGTAGGAGTGATGTTGCAGTTGTTAGGAGTATTGAGGGAAGGGGGTTTTATAGTGTAAAAGAAGCTCAATTGATTGCTGATAGTGTTTTTTCACTATTTGTTAGTGAAGAGGTTGATAAGGTAGAGTTAGTATACACGAAGTTTGTGTCGCTGGTGAGATCCGATCCTGTGGTTCAAACTCTGTTACCTTTATCAATGAAAGGTGAGGCTTGTGATGTGAATGGGAAGTGTGTTGATGCTGTGGAGGATGAGTTGTTTAGGCTGACGACTAAGGATGGCAAGTTGATTGTTGAGAGAGATAGTGTTAGGTTGGATGGTGGGGGTTTATCGCCTCTTATGCGGTTTGAGCAGGATCCGGCCCAGATTCTTGATGCAATGATGCCTCTATATTTGAACAGTCAGATTTTGAGGTCATTGCAGGAATCAGTGGCTAGTGAGGTTGCTGCAAGGATGAGTGCCATGACTTCCTCTACTGATAATGCGATTGAATTGAATAAGAATCTTTCAATTGCTTATAATCGGGAACGTCAGGCAAAAATTACTAGTGAACTATTGGAGATCGTCGCTGGAGCTGAGGCACTTATGCAGTTAGATTGA